One genomic region from Pseudoduganella dura encodes:
- a CDS encoding LysR family transcriptional regulator produces MDTMRAMRTFVRTLELGSLSSAARESGTTQPTVSKLLAQLEQHLAVRLFERSTRGLSPTEQGKRFYHDAKLVLEQFDAAVGAVQGMTGQASGLLRINAPVALGQYRINAMVQRFLADHPAIEVELILNDRFVDLVEEGVDIAFRLGGALPPDAIGRHLATVERFLVAAPVYLAARGMPSVVDDLSGHDFVRFAWTPGNTIDLYRGGEQAQCVAAGRFRVNNALAIREALVLGGGIGICPDWLVRDLLDSGQLVRVLPEWSARHQDLHLLYPSRRYQPLRSRLFIDFILGQF; encoded by the coding sequence ATGGATACGATGCGCGCGATGCGCACCTTTGTACGCACGCTCGAACTGGGCAGCCTGTCCTCGGCCGCACGCGAATCCGGCACCACGCAACCAACCGTGAGCAAACTGCTGGCCCAGCTGGAACAGCACCTGGCGGTGCGCCTGTTCGAACGCAGCACTCGCGGCCTGTCGCCCACCGAGCAGGGCAAGCGCTTCTATCACGATGCGAAGCTGGTGCTCGAGCAGTTCGACGCCGCGGTGGGCGCCGTGCAAGGGATGACCGGGCAGGCTTCCGGACTGCTGCGCATCAATGCCCCGGTGGCGCTCGGCCAATACCGCATCAATGCGATGGTCCAGCGATTCTTGGCGGACCATCCGGCCATCGAGGTCGAACTCATCCTGAACGACCGCTTCGTCGACCTGGTGGAGGAGGGTGTCGATATCGCGTTCCGGCTCGGCGGCGCACTGCCGCCGGATGCCATCGGCCGGCACCTGGCGACCGTGGAACGCTTCCTGGTGGCTGCGCCGGTGTATCTCGCGGCACGCGGCATGCCATCGGTGGTCGACGATTTGTCAGGGCACGACTTCGTGCGTTTTGCGTGGACGCCGGGAAATACGATCGACCTGTATCGCGGCGGGGAACAGGCGCAATGCGTTGCGGCGGGCAGGTTCCGCGTCAACAACGCGCTGGCGATCCGCGAAGCATTGGTGCTCGGTGGCGGCATCGGCATCTGCCCGGACTGGCTGGTGCGCGATTTGCTCGACAGCGGCCAACTGGTACGGGTGCTGCCGGAGTGGTCGGCGCGGCACCAGGATCTTCACCTGCTTTATCCGTCGCGGCGGTATCAGCCGCTGCGCAGCAGACTGTTCATTGATTTCATCTTGGGGCAGTTCTGA
- a CDS encoding SGNH/GDSL hydrolase family protein, which translates to MMIANFRHAALLVVAMALGGQPLANASAPTDGQWVTSWYAAPQPGWDSSFPLPMNVPAYLDNQSLRDTVRLSAGGRRIRLVFSNRYGREPVALGAVSVWLAGDDHPAQTLTFSGKAGIAILPGAAATSDPVALHVPALARLVVTSWLPAHTAVQSFHWGAQQTIQVAPGNATAAAGFPAGATVAGRVFLNAVMVDAGKHSRTVVTLGDSITDGNGSTPDADRRWPDFLAQRLAPHGIAVANAGISGARLARDGMGRNALARFEQDVLSQPGISDVIVLLGINDIGWPGSPFAPAESAATLDELTAAYRQLMAAAHARGIRVTAGTLPPFEGALEGTPYAGHYSAAKEAMRQRLNDWIRGAGIFDAVVDFDAVLRDPARPRRMQAGYDSGDHLHPGDAGYRAMATAIDLSAMLRGMERDGRAFPRDQPSR; encoded by the coding sequence ATGATGATTGCGAATTTTCGGCATGCCGCGCTGCTGGTCGTTGCCATGGCGCTTGGCGGCCAGCCACTGGCAAACGCGTCCGCACCGACCGACGGGCAGTGGGTCACGTCGTGGTATGCGGCGCCGCAGCCGGGGTGGGACAGCAGCTTTCCGCTGCCGATGAACGTGCCTGCGTACCTCGACAACCAGTCGCTGCGCGACACCGTGCGGCTGAGCGCCGGTGGGCGGCGTATCCGGCTGGTTTTTTCCAACCGGTATGGACGGGAACCGGTCGCGCTGGGTGCGGTGAGCGTGTGGCTGGCGGGTGACGACCATCCGGCGCAAACGCTGACTTTTTCAGGAAAGGCCGGGATCGCCATCCTGCCGGGCGCCGCCGCGACGAGCGATCCCGTTGCGCTCCATGTGCCGGCGCTGGCACGGCTTGTCGTCACCAGCTGGCTCCCTGCGCACACCGCCGTGCAAAGCTTTCACTGGGGTGCGCAACAAACGATCCAGGTAGCTCCCGGCAATGCGACCGCCGCCGCGGGCTTTCCCGCCGGCGCCACTGTCGCGGGCCGGGTATTCCTGAATGCCGTCATGGTCGATGCCGGCAAGCACAGCCGAACGGTGGTGACGCTCGGCGACTCGATCACGGATGGCAACGGCTCCACGCCGGATGCCGATCGCCGGTGGCCGGATTTCCTCGCGCAACGCCTGGCGCCGCATGGTATCGCCGTGGCCAATGCCGGTATCTCGGGCGCGCGGCTGGCCAGGGACGGCATGGGCCGAAACGCCCTCGCCCGGTTCGAGCAGGACGTGCTCAGCCAGCCGGGTATTTCGGATGTGATCGTTCTGCTCGGTATCAACGACATCGGCTGGCCGGGCAGCCCGTTCGCCCCCGCCGAGAGCGCCGCGACACTCGATGAACTCACCGCCGCGTACCGCCAGCTGATGGCAGCCGCGCATGCCAGGGGAATCCGCGTCACGGCGGGAACGCTGCCGCCGTTCGAAGGCGCACTCGAGGGCACGCCCTACGCGGGCCACTACAGCGCCGCCAAGGAGGCGATGCGCCAGCGGCTCAACGACTGGATACGTGGTGCCGGCATCTTCGACGCTGTTGTGGACTTTGATGCGGTGCTACGCGATCCGGCCAGGCCCCGGCGCATGCAGGCGGGGTACGATTCGGGCGACCACCTGCATCCGGGCGATGCCGGCTACCGGGCGATGGCCACGGCAATCGACCTGTCGGCGATGTTACGCGGGATGGAAAGGGACGGGCGGGCTTTCCCCCGCGATCAGCCATCCAGGTGA
- a CDS encoding TetR/AcrR family transcriptional regulator yields the protein MAKLHDHTSSDVRDHILAVGQSIMSGKGFSAVGLNEILTAAKVPKGSFYHYFGSKDAFGEALLSRYFDDYLADMDQMLAKTGSTAAQRLVRYFDAWQANQSFQDCQGKCLAVKLAAEVADLSEAMRTVLDHGTSAIMSRLAAAIDSGVDEGSLAIDDRAEEVAASLYQLWLGASVMVKIVRGTGPFDSAMAVTRQLLHLDG from the coding sequence ATGGCGAAACTTCACGATCACACGTCTTCCGACGTCCGCGACCACATCCTTGCTGTCGGGCAGAGCATCATGTCCGGCAAAGGTTTTTCGGCTGTCGGGCTGAACGAGATCCTGACGGCGGCAAAGGTGCCGAAGGGATCCTTTTACCACTACTTCGGTTCGAAAGACGCCTTCGGCGAAGCGTTGCTGTCGAGGTACTTCGACGACTACCTGGCGGACATGGACCAGATGCTCGCCAAGACCGGTTCAACCGCGGCACAACGCCTGGTGCGCTACTTCGATGCATGGCAAGCCAACCAGTCGTTCCAGGACTGCCAGGGGAAATGCCTGGCGGTGAAGCTGGCCGCCGAGGTTGCCGACCTGTCCGAGGCGATGCGTACCGTGCTGGACCACGGCACCTCGGCCATCATGTCGCGGCTGGCCGCCGCCATCGACAGCGGTGTCGACGAAGGTTCGCTGGCGATCGACGACCGCGCGGAAGAAGTGGCGGCCAGCCTTTACCAGCTGTGGCTGGGCGCCAGCGTGATGGTCAAGATCGTGCGGGGCACGGGGCCGTTCGATTCCGCCATGGCGGTGACGCGGCAATTGCTTCACCTGGATGGCTGA
- a CDS encoding type 1 glutamine amidotransferase domain-containing protein, whose amino-acid sequence MKKVLIVLTSHSELGNTGRKTGFWLEELAAPYYTFKDAGVEVVLASPLGGQPPLDPKSNEPSFQTDLTRRFEQDPQATAQLAATLRLDTVDQAAFDTVFYPGGHGPLWDLAEDGNSIALIEAFIEAGKPVALVCHAPGVLRHVKAPDGRPLVEGKQVTGFTNTEEDGVGLTEIVPFLVEDELKAKGGVYSKGEDWASYVVEDGLLITGQNPASSAATAAALLKRLG is encoded by the coding sequence ATGAAAAAAGTCTTGATCGTACTGACCTCGCATAGCGAACTCGGCAATACCGGCCGCAAGACCGGCTTCTGGCTCGAAGAACTGGCCGCGCCGTATTACACCTTCAAGGATGCCGGCGTGGAAGTCGTGCTGGCCTCGCCGCTGGGTGGCCAGCCGCCGCTGGACCCGAAGAGCAATGAGCCATCGTTCCAGACGGACCTGACGCGCCGTTTCGAGCAGGACCCGCAAGCCACGGCGCAACTCGCCGCCACGTTGCGCCTCGACACGGTCGACCAGGCCGCCTTCGATACCGTGTTCTACCCTGGCGGCCATGGCCCTCTGTGGGACCTGGCCGAAGACGGCAATTCGATCGCCCTGATCGAAGCCTTCATCGAGGCAGGCAAACCGGTCGCACTGGTGTGCCATGCGCCCGGCGTGCTGCGCCATGTAAAGGCACCGGACGGACGGCCGCTGGTGGAAGGCAAGCAGGTTACCGGCTTCACCAACACCGAGGAAGACGGCGTGGGGCTCACGGAGATCGTGCCGTTCCTGGTCGAAGACGAACTCAAGGCCAAGGGCGGCGTGTATTCGAAGGGCGAGGACTGGGCATCGTACGTGGTGGAAGATGGCCTGCTGATCACCGGCCAGAATCCGGCCTCGTCCGCCGCCACCGCGGCGGCGCTGCTCAAGCGGCTCGGCTGA